A region of the Thermoplasmata archaeon genome:
TTAAAGAAGGAGACCGGGTAATTGTCTATCCAAGAATCTATGACGGTATTTGCGATAAATGCAAAAACGGCGAAGAACATCTATGCATAAACGGGAAGCTTATAGGCGTGGGCACAAATGGTGGCTGGGCTGAGTATTTTGAAGCAAAAGAAGAAAATCTGGTTAAGATACCAGATAGCATGGATGATCTGGATGCAGTAGCGCTTCCGATTGGAGGGCTAACGCCCTATCATGCACTGCTTAAGGCAGGGTTAAAAAGAGGTAACAGGATTTTGATTTTCGGTGCTTCTGGCAACACTGGTATTTTTGCTACTCAAATTGCAAAATCTATGGGTGCAGAGGTATTTGCCATTTCGCGAAAAAGATGGGTTTTTGAGAATAGAATCAAAGAATGGAACGGAGAGAAAGTAGAGATGGTCTTAAATTCATTGGGCTCTAAATTTTGGGACAAGTCTATTGAATCATTGAATGCAGGTGGCAAGCTTGTAACTTTTGGCACGTTCACCGGTGCAGAATTGAGCTTTAATATTGCAAAATTGTATACTAGAGAGCTTAGTGTAATCGGAACGACAGGAGGTACAAAAAAAGAGCTTGAAGCACTTATTGAGTTTGTGCAAAAACATAATATTAAGAGTAAAGTCTGGAAAACTTATAAACTTGAAGATTTTAAAAAGGCAATCGATGAGTATTCTGAAAAAGAGGGGAGAATTGTACTGCAATTCTAGGTGTTAGAACAGTAAATAAAAAGTTTAAATAATATTATTTATTATTATATATGGAAAAACTTTACACGGTTAGAAAAACTTGCGAGATCTTGCAGATTGATCCATTCATGCTCAGGAGCTGGAATCGAGAGCATTGAATTGATACTGAAAACTGCTTTCTTTAAAATATATAATTTATTAGATTATAAGCTGAAAAATAAACAAAAAAGTTTAGAGAAAGTTAGTCTCCAAGTTCCTTGATTCGTTTTTTCGAAAACAATATTTCATTCAGCTCTTTGTCTATTGCTTGATCATTTCTCCTTAACCATTCTAGCAATAATACTGCATGCTCTTTTTCATCATCTCTATTATGCTCCATAATATATTTCAAATCTTTATCTTTTGTAGCATCGGCTCTTTCATCATAGAACATCATGGCTTCTAGTTCTTCTATTAGAGATTGTCTGGCTCTGCTCAAATCCTTAATTTTATCGCTTAAATCTTCGGCAACTTCATATCTTGGCATAATGATGCTATGACATATCTGCTATATTAAAATATTGACTAATTGAACCATTATCAGCTATTGAAAATTAGCAAATTCTCATATTAATGATATGAAAAAATATAAATTTAAAAAAATTAAAATGAAAACTTAGGTGGCTCAGGCGATTGGGGAGGTTGTTGCTGTGGAGGATTTTGTTGTATGGACTGTGTGGATATGGCTCTCGGTTTGTTAAGAAACTCATCGATACCGGTATAGGCATTATAGAACGATAATATTTCCAGTATATATGCTACTATCATTACGATCAAAGGCAATGCTAATATACTGAGTATAGAGTATATAGATGTGGAGGAAGCTGTTTTTGACGAAATAAAAACGTCAAGATAAAAAAATACTGGAATGAGTATATAGCCGATAATGCTTATTATCAATGCATAAAACAGATAATTGCCAGCTTTATTAAGACTTTGTACGGATAGGTCCGCACTAAGAGATTTAAGAGAAGATACAAGTTTTAAATATGTGATTATGTAAATTACAAAATACGCTATTGATAAAATAGCAACAGCTACAATAAGCCATCCTATTGTGAATAATGTGTGTGTAGATGTGATCGTAGATCCAGACACAGATACTGTGGATGTTATTAAACTTGCTATCATAATGATTGCAATAACAATTCCTGCAACAATGCCTACTATGAGTGACATCAAAAGCCAATTTTTTGTAGATCTGTATTCTGCAGCATGTGCTAAGCTTGTATTTGCAACTTTTCCAAATCCTAAGATCAGGAGAATAAATCCTATAAACAGTATTATTACACCTACAAAATCTACTATCGGTATTATAGACAGTATTATCCCTAAAAACATCCAAAAAAATGCGCTTCTCAAGCTCTTAAGATTTGAATAGAGCATCATGTCAGGGCTAGGCTGGTACATAGGCTGTCCAGAAACTGGTGGTGCATATTGTTGCGGTGGAGGAGATGGCTGTTTTGCCGGTTCTAAAGGTGCGCCACAAGCTTTGCAAAAAATCGCATCGTCTGTGTTTTCAGTACCGCATCGAGTACAAAATTTTGACACTATAAATCACCTCAATAGATTATATATAAATTAATAATATTTAAATATTGATGTTTTCAGATATCTTTTCTGAAAAGTCTCTTAAAATTTTTTGTTCACAAAAATATAAAATAATAAAGGATATAAAAGCCTGAAATTTATCAGACAAAAATGCAGAAATATTAATAAATCGAAAACAAGTTAATTTAAAGTTGATAAATTTAGTAAATTTCATAGAATCATTTAATATATTTTGATGTATTATGAGAATTATGAAAGATATTGTAGAGGTTGAAGGAATCAGTAAGCTTGGCCCTTATTCATTGGCTGTAAAATCAAATAATCTAGTTTTTCTGTCTGGCCAGACAGGAGATGGTGCAGATTTTAAGACACAGTTTAACAATGCGATGAGCAAAATAAAAACAATACTTGAAAAATCAAACAGCAACCTTGAAAAAGTGCTGAAAGTGACTGTGTATCTATCTAACGCTAAATACTTCCAGGAAATGAACAGTATATACAGTTCTTACTTCAAAGATAAATATCCAGCCAGAACTACGGTAGTAACAGGATTTGCAAATGATAAAGTGCTAGTTGAATTAGACGTGATCAGTACAGTAGATTAACAAGCACTAAAAGCTGGTTTTTGCAAATCTCAAGATCTGGTACAGAAAAATTAGAAATTTGATCAGAACTCATAGGGCTCATCATTATAGATCAGTAGACCCTCTTTTCATCATCTCATTAGAAAGTATGTCATTAGATTATTTATTATTTTTGTTAACAACTTTCAAAAACGCAAAAAGATAAATAACAGCTATAATAAACGCACCTGCCGCAGCTACGATCCATGGAAACGCATATCCTAATGCTGTCGGAATTCCAGCAATAATAGGTCCTGCCACAAATCCAGCACCGATTGAAGACTCGAATATTCCTGTTTTAGAGGCAACACGAGCATTGAATGATCTGTAAACGCTTAACAATACATTAAAGTAGATAAATCCCTGCCCAAACCCTATCATCGCCATGATAAGCAACTGCACCCAGAATGAGTGGTAAAGATATAAAAAGAGAATAAACACCTGCAATATTAATCCAGTCAAGCTAAGGATCCGGATATTCATTTTTTTAGTAAGCGCCCATGATATAAAAAATGCTAGGATCAAGAATGCACTGGATATAGACATTATCAGCCCTGTATTGCTTATTCCAAGCATTATAACTTTTCCAAAGACGGGATAAAATGAGGATACTATAGCAGACACAAACCCGTATATGAAAATGGGCAGTGCAAGATCAAAAAAAGTGTTATATTTCAAAGTGTCTATAAACTCTGTACTCTGGATCCTTGCCGGTATTTTCAATGTTGTCAAGGCACCGAAAACAGAAAGTATCATAGCTATGGCAAGCGGCAAATAATAGAGATCCTGAATCATAAATGCTGCAAAGTAAGGTGCCACAGTGGCGGCAATGCTCCAGGAAAACGTGTATACGAGTAATGAAGTTTCTCTGTTGCGGGCATTGATACCGTGAGCATATGCTTCCATAGAAGGCCACACCATTGCCATTGCTACTGCCTCCATAGCTCTTCCGAGAATGAAATAGTCTGGGATCTTAATAAAAAAGTAAATTGATATTACTGCTGCATATAACAACAACCCTGAGACCATCAAGCTCTTCTGACCCACTCTATCAGATATCCTGCCAAAATATGAGGCTAAGACAATATAAACAAGTCCGTATGCAGAGCCCATGATTCCGAGCGTAAATATGCTTGCACCCACGTTTTTTGCGTAAATAGGCAGTATAAAACGCATAGTAGCAAGCGGAAACTGTGCAAGCGTAGAGATCAAGAATAACAATATAATTTTATTGTCTTTCATTTATTTCATGAACGCTTATTGAATATATAAAATTAGAGAGCTTATGGCTAATAATTAAGAAAGATATATTTTTATACACTATGGAAGTTTAATGGTATTAAATGAATGAGTATAAAGAAGCTTTGTTATTGGATATAATAAATCATACCTATCCTGAACTGAGCATTGAGAGCTACAGGTTATATGCGTGGAGCTGGAACAGTTATGTGCTTGAGATAAACGACAATTTAATATTCAAAATTCCGAAAACAGCTAAAAATCAAACTTTGTTAGAGCGAGAAATAGTAGTATCTGATTTTCTGTCAAAGCATCTGAGAGTATCAGTTCCCAGATATGAATTTACAAAAAAATATAAAGATTCAAAGCTTGTGGCAGGATACAGAAAGATTCTTGGCAGTCCACTGAGCAATCAAACTTATGCAGGATTGAACATTGGCATACCTCTGAGCGAGATCAAGGCCAAATACAAGATAATAGCCCAGCTTTCTAGAATATTGGTAAAGTTGCACAGTTTGTCTCCAGATGATTTTGTGAGTATAGGAGTGCCTGACGAGCATGGAGAGCAGTGGAGAGAAAGGTTTGAGATGTTTTATTATGAAGTGCATGATACTGTGTATCCATACTTGAAAAAACCGCTAAAAAAGAAGATTGAGAAACTGTTTGATATGTTTTTGAACAATCAAACAAACTTTGAGTTTAAACCGGTATTGATACATGGCGATTTTGGAGGCTGGAACATACTTTTTGACAACCTCACCAGAAAAATAACCGGGGTTATAGACTGGGAAAATGCAGTAATTGGAGATGCAGCACTGGACTTTTCAGAGCTTTTGTATGATTATGGGCCAGAAGTTACAAAAAAGATATTGAATCATTATAGTATAGAGATAGATGCAAAATTTGTAGAGCGTATGAAGTTTTACCGTTCACTAGCAGGTTTGTATGATGTTATATACGGATCCAGAAACAGTGATCCAGAGATATTGAATCGCGGGCTGGGTACCATAAAACATGATTTTGGGGAAAATAATATTTAAAACTAGAAATTAAAATATCATTAATGAAAGCTTCTTTTTCGAAATATTTAAGATTTTCATAAAAAGAAAGCAATAAATATGCATATACATATAAGCAATTAATGGATCTGAAAAGTTCATTCATATTCCAAAACAAAAAGTTTCTCAGGTTCTGGATCGCGCAATTTTTTATCAGGCTCAATGTCTGGGTATTTTACGTATATTTTATCTGGGTTATTACTGTAAAAAACCATTCAGTCTTTTTAGGGGGCATGATTCCCACTTTTTCACTATTAGGATATCTAGCAATATTGATACCGGAAGGGTACATACTAGATCGATGGAACAGGTCCACAATAATGTTTTTATCAAGCATCATGCTGATAGTTTTGTATGGATCACTGTTTTTTAATCAAACCCTTCTCTGGATCTATGTGATAGATATACTCTCTTCCATGCTTGCATCAATAACTTTTGACGCTTTTTTTACAATTTCGAAAGAAATTGTAGACGAAAAGTATTTTCCTAAAGTATCAGCATTTTCACAGATTTCAATGAACATATCCGGCATTTTTGGTATATTGATTGGCGGGTTATCAATATTAACATCTCAATTTATATTTTTTTACATTCTTATAATAGTTTCAATAATCGGTTCGATATTTAATTTACCTTATGTTTCAGCGAAAACAAAGTACGAAAAATACAGGTATACAGACATATTAAAATTTTTAAAAAAGTTTGTATTTCTGCTGATCATATTATTTATAGTAAACGGCCTTTTTATTTCATTAGATGTTTATAGTTCTGGCTTAATATATTTCATATTGCATTCTACATCTATCTATTATACCTTGTTTTTAGGAGGCTATCCGGTTGGAGGACTCTTAGGTGCTATTTTTGGAAATAAGATAGCCAACAAGCTGGAAGATCCATGGAAGATCAGCATTTTAATAGCCTTGATGGGAATGATGATAATCGGGATATCACAGAGCAGAACAGTGCTTTTAGACCCGATTTTTACATTTATTTTAGGGTTTTTAATATCTCTATTGATGATTCCTTTAATGGCTTTTATGATGAGAGTGATACCGAACGAGATGATTGGACGAGTCAATGCGTTCATTACTTTGATCGTTGCAGGGTCTTCACCACTGATGGGCGCAATATTTAGTGTCATGGTCGCATATTTTTATATTCCGAACATATTGCTTTCTGTAGGATTGGTATTCATGATACTATCTACGCCTACGTACTTTTTATTTAAAAAATTGTTTTTATCATTCAATAAAAAATGAAAAGTTATTTTAATACCTATTTTGATATCTATCTTTATGAAGCTTAGATGGTTGATCATATTTGTAGTTTTAATATTAGTAGCTTCTTATTTCTCCGATAGTTTTACAGTATTGAATCCTGGCAATGGTGCATGGACTACTGCAGGTAATGCCAATTACACATCTGAAACCATAAATGTGCCCGGACTAACTAGTCCAGTAAAAGTTACGATGGATGCGTCTGGAGTTGCACATATTTATGCAAAAGACAATTATGATCTATTTTATGCGCAAGGATATTATGTGGCCAGCAACCGGCTGTTTCAGATGGAACTGCAGGTTTTGGCAGCATCCGGGAACTTAAGCAAATATGTAGGGTCTAGTGCACTGGGCTCTGACATGGCGATGAGATTGATCGGATTGCCAGAGAATGCGTATATGCTGCAACAGAGCTATATGCAAAATTATCCACAGTATTATTCTTACTTAAAAGCGTACAGTGATGGTGTCAATGCGTTTATCAACAAGTCTTCAGAATCACTGGGATTCAAACTTTTGGGGGTTACGCCGTTTTACTGGTCTCCGTTTTATACGTTAGTATGGGAAGAGTATATGACATGGTCTCTAACCACCGGCGCAGCTGAGCCGTTGCAAAATGCTTTGTTTTACAATGCATTCGGATTTGAGAACACTACCACGATCTGGCCCTATTATCCTTACTATACACAAAACGTCACAAACGTACCGGGTGACGGTACTGTGAATGGCTATAACCTATCACAACAGAATATATCTCCTAATTATCTATGGTCTTTGAACTGGTTTGACCAGTGGGCTACAGGTATTAATACAACTTTGCTGGCTACACAGTCTGCACTTATCAATGATGCCATCGCTAACATCTCAGATCCTTATATGTTGCCAGAAACGCAGATGATAGACTCTGCAATAGGCAGTAACAGCTGGGTTGTCACTGCAAACTACTCTGAATCAGGATATCCGATGCTAGCCAACGACCCGCACTTGAATTTGCTGGCGCCTTCAGTATGGATTCCGATGCAGTTGAACGATCCAGACTTTAATGTTACAGGCTGGGCACTTGCAGGCATACCTGGCATATTGATTGGGCATACACAATACACAGCTTGGGGCCTGACCACACCTGAGGGCAATACGGCCAACGAGTACTTGGAGTTTTTAAATAATGATCAGTACCTGTACAATGGCACATGGCACAATATGGCAGTGCAAAATTATACACTGCTGGGAAAGAGCTATTCTATCTATTATACTAACAACGGTCCTTTGCTAGCACGCAATGCTCATTACGGAATAAGTCTGAACTGGGTCATTACCAGGCCCGCATACGTGTTGGTAGGAGAGCTGTTGTTAGATCAGTCGCAGAATTATACAGATATGATCAACGCGCTCAGGTACTGGGGTTATCCTGCCCAGAACTTTGCAATGGTATCAGTTCATAATGCTGGGATACTAACTGCAGGCTGGTACCCGCTGATCAATGAAACGTTGCCGGACGGTGCACATGTGCAGGTTGTAGGCGCCAGATCTCTGCTGAACGGTTCGATGCCACAGTATCAGTATGCAGGATATGTACCGTTCCAGTACCTGCCTCAGGCAGAAAACCCATCTCGCGGGTTCATGTTTGCACCAAACCAGCCTACTGTCGGAGAAAACTATCCATATCCCTTTATTGGCGGGTTCTGGGCTTCCGGCGGCAGAGCTCAGACTATTTACCATTATCTCAGTGCTAATGCC
Encoded here:
- a CDS encoding zinc ribbon domain-containing protein translates to MSKFCTRCGTENTDDAIFCKACGAPLEPAKQPSPPPQQYAPPVSGQPMYQPSPDMMLYSNLKSLRSAFFWMFLGIILSIIPIVDFVGVIILFIGFILLILGFGKVANTSLAHAAEYRSTKNWLLMSLIVGIVAGIVIAIIMIASLITSTVSVSGSTITSTHTLFTIGWLIVAVAILSIAYFVIYIITYLKLVSSLKSLSADLSVQSLNKAGNYLFYALIISIIGYILIPVFFYLDVFISSKTASSTSIYSILSILALPLIVMIVAYILEILSFYNAYTGIDEFLNKPRAISTQSIQQNPPQQQPPQSPEPPKFSF
- a CDS encoding MFS transporter — its product is MDLKSSFIFQNKKFLRFWIAQFFIRLNVWVFYVYFIWVITVKNHSVFLGGMIPTFSLLGYLAILIPEGYILDRWNRSTIMFLSSIMLIVLYGSLFFNQTLLWIYVIDILSSMLASITFDAFFTISKEIVDEKYFPKVSAFSQISMNISGIFGILIGGLSILTSQFIFFYILIIVSIIGSIFNLPYVSAKTKYEKYRYTDILKFLKKFVFLLIILFIVNGLFISLDVYSSGLIYFILHSTSIYYTLFLGGYPVGGLLGAIFGNKIANKLEDPWKISILIALMGMMIIGISQSRTVLLDPIFTFILGFLISLLMIPLMAFMMRVIPNEMIGRVNAFITLIVAGSSPLMGAIFSVMVAYFYIPNILLSVGLVFMILSTPTYFLFKKLFLSFNKK
- a CDS encoding alcohol dehydrogenase catalytic domain-containing protein, whose product is MKAVIVKNPGDINSATVEDVDIGMVQGILVKVKYAGLNPIDINTIAKKTNYAISPIPHIPGAEFVGEVKYSGKFSKFKEGDRVIVYPRIYDGICDKCKNGEEHLCINGKLIGVGTNGGWAEYFEAKEENLVKIPDSMDDLDAVALPIGGLTPYHALLKAGLKRGNRILIFGASGNTGIFATQIAKSMGAEVFAISRKRWVFENRIKEWNGEKVEMVLNSLGSKFWDKSIESLNAGGKLVTFGTFTGAELSFNIAKLYTRELSVIGTTGGTKKELEALIEFVQKHNIKSKVWKTYKLEDFKKAIDEYSEKEGRIVLQF
- a CDS encoding ferritin: MPRYEVAEDLSDKIKDLSRARQSLIEELEAMMFYDERADATKDKDLKYIMEHNRDDEKEHAVLLLEWLRRNDQAIDKELNEILFSKKRIKELGD
- a CDS encoding penicillin acylase family protein: MKLRWLIIFVVLILVASYFSDSFTVLNPGNGAWTTAGNANYTSETINVPGLTSPVKVTMDASGVAHIYAKDNYDLFYAQGYYVASNRLFQMELQVLAASGNLSKYVGSSALGSDMAMRLIGLPENAYMLQQSYMQNYPQYYSYLKAYSDGVNAFINKSSESLGFKLLGVTPFYWSPFYTLVWEEYMTWSLTTGAAEPLQNALFYNAFGFENTTTIWPYYPYYTQNVTNVPGDGTVNGYNLSQQNISPNYLWSLNWFDQWATGINTTLLATQSALINDAIANISDPYMLPETQMIDSAIGSNSWVVTANYSESGYPMLANDPHLNLLAPSVWIPMQLNDPDFNVTGWALAGIPGILIGHTQYTAWGLTTPEGNTANEYLEFLNNDQYLYNGTWHNMAVQNYTLLGKSYSIYYTNNGPLLARNAHYGISLNWVITRPAYVLVGELLLDQSQNYTDMINALRYWGYPAQNFAMVSVHNAGILTAGWYPLINETLPDGAHVQVVGARSLLNGSMPQYQYAGYVPFQYLPQAENPSRGFMFAPNQPTVGENYPYPFIGGFWASGGRAQTIYHYLSANAPMTVQKMMQLQSNVSDYWASMLTPYIIESIKNMNMNITERVAFNYLLDWNYTTYQDEVGITVYWYFLSELYNLSFNKTYNENGLAGLPAPFVTTLIYLVQNDPNSSWLNYNFTMLARSSFNAAVLFLEQHLGSNVSAWTWGKVHMLEIYSLTQLTALSIGPIPIWGDDHTVSVGSVPLYLQVPEPYVTVGSSLRTVASPGTDQFYGVFPGGPSENVLSYYFSNQLNTWLNHEYYNMNEQRTRVVWNYE
- a CDS encoding phosphotransferase is translated as MNEYKEALLLDIINHTYPELSIESYRLYAWSWNSYVLEINDNLIFKIPKTAKNQTLLEREIVVSDFLSKHLRVSVPRYEFTKKYKDSKLVAGYRKILGSPLSNQTYAGLNIGIPLSEIKAKYKIIAQLSRILVKLHSLSPDDFVSIGVPDEHGEQWRERFEMFYYEVHDTVYPYLKKPLKKKIEKLFDMFLNNQTNFEFKPVLIHGDFGGWNILFDNLTRKITGVIDWENAVIGDAALDFSELLYDYGPEVTKKILNHYSIEIDAKFVERMKFYRSLAGLYDVIYGSRNSDPEILNRGLGTIKHDFGENNI
- a CDS encoding MFS transporter, whose translation is MKDNKIILLFLISTLAQFPLATMRFILPIYAKNVGASIFTLGIMGSAYGLVYIVLASYFGRISDRVGQKSLMVSGLLLYAAVISIYFFIKIPDYFILGRAMEAVAMAMVWPSMEAYAHGINARNRETSLLVYTFSWSIAATVAPYFAAFMIQDLYYLPLAIAMILSVFGALTTLKIPARIQSTEFIDTLKYNTFFDLALPIFIYGFVSAIVSSFYPVFGKVIMLGISNTGLIMSISSAFLILAFFISWALTKKMNIRILSLTGLILQVFILFLYLYHSFWVQLLIMAMIGFGQGFIYFNVLLSVYRSFNARVASKTGIFESSIGAGFVAGPIIAGIPTALGYAFPWIVAAAGAFIIAVIYLFAFLKVVNKNNK
- a CDS encoding RidA family protein produces the protein MKDIVEVEGISKLGPYSLAVKSNNLVFLSGQTGDGADFKTQFNNAMSKIKTILEKSNSNLEKVLKVTVYLSNAKYFQEMNSIYSSYFKDKYPARTTVVTGFANDKVLVELDVISTVD